Proteins from a single region of Qipengyuania pelagi:
- a CDS encoding TetR/AcrR family transcriptional regulator — MSGETTTKSRRQSQAETRAKLIKSAERLMIAHSIPALSVRQLCADAGFTQGAFYSNFESKELLLLEVMEGHLAEQRDRLEDLAASIPEADIDQAMQTLAAWLADIPDRQAWAALALELQLYAFRNPEFRAQYKAAEARVTAQFRVLIEGLAAQFGQPLRLPADVITETLLILWHTAVLRSGDGTQPEESYVKVFRQIMFGEPSAG; from the coding sequence ATGAGCGGCGAAACCACCACCAAATCGCGTCGGCAAAGCCAGGCGGAAACACGCGCCAAGCTGATCAAATCGGCCGAGCGGCTGATGATCGCCCATTCCATCCCGGCACTTTCCGTGCGCCAGCTCTGCGCCGACGCCGGATTTACGCAAGGCGCCTTTTATTCGAACTTCGAGAGCAAGGAGTTGCTGCTGCTCGAAGTCATGGAAGGTCACTTGGCCGAACAGCGGGACCGACTGGAAGACCTCGCCGCCTCGATCCCGGAAGCCGATATCGACCAGGCCATGCAAACGCTTGCTGCGTGGCTAGCCGACATCCCCGATCGCCAGGCCTGGGCGGCGCTGGCGCTGGAATTGCAGCTCTATGCCTTTCGCAACCCGGAATTCCGCGCGCAGTACAAGGCTGCGGAGGCGCGTGTAACGGCCCAGTTCCGGGTTCTGATCGAAGGCCTGGCCGCCCAGTTTGGGCAGCCACTCCGCTTGCCCGCCGATGTCATCACCGAAACCTTGCTCATACTCTGGCATACCGCGGTCTTGCGATCGGGCGACGGCACCCAGCCGGAAGAAAGTTACGTGAAGGTCTTCAGGCAGATCATGTTCGGCGAACCGTCAGCCGGATAG
- a CDS encoding mechanosensitive ion channel family protein, whose amino-acid sequence MRKILAFFHALLATVLLTCGVAAFAATSILPSSGDAAEAQVAMDPFGRETPRSTVTNLLGVLASEDPGALDPYLDLPAGMDRAEVVPRLRAALDAGGTLATYQELANEPNGRLDDGLGPTREQVGTLAGGEIPILLTQSSGTDGPAIWRLSAETLQALPDIEPQAIPEEEAIVAGAPALDWVKLLGLLIAVFIATRLLAALVLLGLRQVLSRDGAVYRVLDAALPPLALVVTIVGFRLWSDAAPISIVARQVVLRYLGIAAWIVFLWFLFRLVDALARWLSLRMTRRARYQSASVIVFARRVIKAGLLVLGALGILDTLGFDVTAGVAALGIGGLVLALGAQKTVENLVGTVSVLADRPVQVGDVCKVGDVLGTIEDIGMRSTRIRTLERTVVTIPNGDFSSRQIENYTKRERFLFNETIGLEYALDAAKLREGIGLIAEALAQNEHIAPEPRRATLRYFATDSLAIETFAYIMTADFDESLRIRNDLMLDIYERLEQAGIGFAFPTQTLYLRKDETGQG is encoded by the coding sequence ATGCGTAAGATCCTCGCCTTTTTCCACGCTTTGCTGGCAACCGTACTGCTCACTTGCGGCGTCGCAGCTTTCGCCGCGACGTCGATTCTTCCGTCGTCCGGGGACGCCGCCGAGGCGCAGGTGGCGATGGATCCCTTCGGGCGGGAAACGCCGCGATCGACCGTGACCAATCTGCTGGGCGTGCTGGCGAGCGAAGATCCTGGTGCCCTCGATCCCTATCTCGACCTGCCTGCCGGTATGGATCGCGCAGAGGTCGTGCCGCGCCTGCGCGCTGCGCTCGATGCGGGCGGGACGCTCGCCACCTATCAGGAACTGGCCAACGAGCCCAACGGGCGGCTCGACGATGGCCTCGGCCCGACACGCGAACAGGTCGGGACACTCGCCGGGGGCGAGATACCCATCCTGCTGACACAGAGCAGCGGCACGGACGGGCCTGCCATCTGGCGGCTGTCGGCGGAAACGCTACAGGCGCTCCCGGATATCGAACCGCAGGCGATCCCGGAAGAAGAGGCTATCGTCGCCGGTGCCCCTGCGCTGGATTGGGTCAAGCTGCTGGGACTATTGATCGCCGTCTTCATCGCGACCCGGTTGCTGGCCGCGCTGGTCCTGCTCGGTCTGCGGCAGGTCCTCTCGCGCGATGGGGCGGTGTACCGGGTCCTCGATGCCGCCCTGCCGCCGCTGGCGCTGGTTGTCACCATCGTCGGTTTCCGGCTGTGGTCGGACGCTGCGCCGATCTCGATCGTCGCGCGTCAGGTCGTGCTGCGCTATCTCGGCATTGCAGCGTGGATCGTGTTCCTGTGGTTCCTGTTCCGCCTGGTCGATGCGCTCGCCCGGTGGCTGTCGCTGCGCATGACGCGGCGCGCGCGGTACCAGAGCGCGTCTGTCATCGTCTTTGCCCGCCGGGTTATCAAGGCCGGACTGTTGGTCCTGGGGGCGCTCGGCATCCTCGACACGCTCGGCTTCGATGTCACCGCTGGTGTGGCGGCGCTCGGCATCGGCGGTCTGGTCTTGGCGCTGGGTGCACAGAAGACGGTCGAGAACCTGGTCGGCACCGTATCCGTGCTGGCCGACCGGCCGGTGCAGGTCGGGGATGTGTGCAAGGTCGGCGATGTGCTCGGCACGATCGAGGATATCGGGATGCGGTCGACCCGGATCAGGACGCTGGAACGAACCGTCGTCACGATCCCCAATGGCGATTTTTCCTCACGCCAGATCGAAAACTATACCAAGCGCGAACGTTTCCTCTTCAACGAGACGATCGGCCTCGAATACGCCTTGGATGCGGCCAAGCTGCGTGAAGGGATTGGCCTGATAGCAGAGGCGCTCGCACAGAACGAGCACATCGCCCCGGAGCCGCGCCGGGCGACATTACGTTATTTTGCAACGGACTCGCTGGCGATCGAAACCTTTGCCTACATCATGACCGCCGATTTCGACGAAAGCCTGAGAATCCGCAACGATCTCATGCTCGACATCTACGAGCGATTGGAACAGGCAGGCATCGGGTTCGCCTTCCCGACACAGACCCTTTACCTGCGCAAGGACGAAACCGGGCAAGGGTGA
- a CDS encoding TetR/AcrR family transcriptional regulator has protein sequence MTKTKRDSYHHGDLRSALISAAEEIIAAEGVEGFTLRKAARKAGVSPGAPTHHFGSMAGLLTQVARRSYEALGKQLAGAAEGLEGNAALRALTAVYVRFARDNTGRFRLMGRTDLIELEDDDLRAAVYRAMRPLAAAAAGTRGLGVPTPEFERLDPRLIAAIVPAHGLAHLATEGRLAATMRSGEVDAQAQDALVDEVLRALWP, from the coding sequence ATGACCAAGACGAAACGCGACAGCTATCATCATGGCGACCTGCGCAGCGCGCTGATTTCCGCCGCGGAAGAGATCATCGCCGCAGAAGGCGTGGAAGGCTTCACGCTGCGCAAGGCAGCGCGCAAGGCGGGCGTATCCCCCGGCGCGCCAACGCATCATTTCGGCAGCATGGCGGGCTTGCTGACGCAGGTGGCGCGGCGCAGTTACGAGGCACTGGGCAAGCAACTGGCAGGCGCGGCAGAGGGGCTGGAAGGCAACGCGGCGCTGCGCGCGCTGACCGCCGTCTATGTTAGGTTCGCGCGCGACAACACGGGCCGTTTCCGCCTGATGGGCCGCACCGACTTGATCGAATTGGAGGACGATGACCTGCGGGCTGCGGTCTATCGGGCGATGCGCCCGCTCGCCGCCGCCGCTGCCGGAACACGCGGCCTCGGCGTGCCGACCCCCGAGTTCGAGCGACTGGATCCGCGCCTGATCGCCGCCATCGTCCCCGCGCACGGACTGGCGCATCTGGCCACCGAAGGACGGCTGGCCGCGACAATGCGGTCGGGAGAGGTGGACGCGCAGGCGCAAGACGCGTTGGTGGACGAGGTTTTGCGCGCGCTGTGGCCTTGA
- a CDS encoding FAD-dependent monooxygenase — MTQRALIVGLGIAGMASAIALKKAGWEPVIVERAPERRTGGYFIGLQDAGKHAAERLGVLPGIHIRTPEASPNWHMTKDGGRVRVAGFADQPTRPATLLRGDIEEGLWNGVDGQVEIRFGTSPVAIVERADGVDVTLDTKDGSSTIERFDLVIGADGLRFTVRKLVFGPQEKFMHSLDAVICAYQLEEQMETFRQRDGVILNQDKRSLWVFPLQDHTPTAFFAYRTKDVDAQFERPAVETLRDVFADMEPHSIVEEALEDLSNAPDYLFDSVHTVEMDRWHKSRVVLVGDSAWCLTLFSGMGATAGLMGGQQLGEALAAQNGNVPAALKSWEGACAPTLKNSARPCGSNRRCSCHRTGFSSSCADWSCASAGVISRSFQQCISRR, encoded by the coding sequence ATGACCCAACGCGCCCTTATCGTCGGCCTCGGCATCGCCGGAATGGCCAGCGCCATCGCGCTAAAGAAAGCCGGGTGGGAACCCGTCATCGTCGAACGCGCGCCTGAGCGGCGGACAGGCGGCTATTTCATCGGCCTTCAGGATGCGGGCAAACATGCGGCGGAAAGGCTGGGCGTGCTGCCCGGCATCCATATCCGCACGCCCGAAGCCTCGCCGAATTGGCACATGACGAAAGACGGCGGACGTGTGCGCGTAGCCGGGTTCGCCGACCAGCCGACCCGGCCTGCCACGCTGCTGCGCGGTGATATCGAAGAAGGGTTGTGGAACGGCGTCGACGGGCAGGTCGAAATCCGGTTCGGCACAAGCCCCGTGGCCATTGTTGAGCGCGCGGACGGCGTCGATGTGACGCTGGATACGAAAGACGGCAGTTCAACGATCGAGCGCTTCGACCTGGTGATCGGTGCCGATGGCCTGCGCTTCACCGTGCGCAAGCTGGTGTTCGGCCCGCAAGAGAAGTTCATGCATTCGCTGGATGCGGTGATCTGCGCTTATCAGCTAGAAGAACAGATGGAGACATTCCGCCAGCGCGACGGAGTAATCCTCAATCAGGATAAACGCTCGCTCTGGGTCTTCCCGCTGCAGGATCATACGCCGACGGCGTTCTTTGCCTATCGCACCAAGGATGTAGATGCGCAGTTCGAACGGCCTGCGGTGGAAACGCTGCGCGATGTCTTTGCCGATATGGAGCCCCACTCCATCGTGGAGGAAGCGCTGGAGGATCTGTCCAACGCGCCCGACTATCTGTTCGATTCGGTCCACACGGTGGAGATGGACCGCTGGCACAAGAGCCGCGTGGTGCTGGTGGGGGACAGCGCATGGTGCCTCACGCTGTTTTCCGGCATGGGCGCGACAGCCGGGTTGATGGGCGGGCAGCAACTGGGTGAAGCCCTTGCCGCTCAGAACGGCAATGTGCCCGCCGCGCTGAAAAGTTGGGAAGGGGCTTGCGCCCCTACATTGAAAAACAGCGCAAGACCGTGTGGCTCAAATCGCAGATGTTCGTGCCATCGAACGGGTTTTTCTTCGTCCTGCGCCGACTGGTCTTGCGCTTCGGCGGGCGTTATCTCGCGAAGCTTTCAGCAGTGCATCAGTCGCCGGTAG